A stretch of DNA from Methanocaldococcus sp.:
AAATAACATAACTACAAAAATTTTTAAACCATTAATAAATATTTCCTTATTTTTTAAGTTTGGAAGAGAGTCTATATTTTTAAGAGTGAATATAAAAACTGTAAGACAGTAACCTAATACAAAAATTCCAACGATACCTCCAAAGAAGATATAGCATAAAATATTTGGAAATAAAGTTAGTATCCAAAGAGATAAAATTACTAAGCCACCCAATAATGTTTTTTTATAATTTTCTCTATAAAAAGGATAAATTAATGGTTCTATAATAAGTTTTTTAATTGTTTGGTTCATAAACTTCCCCTCTTAAATAAAAAATTATAGAATTAACAAACTCTTGGTATAGGATCACCAATTGGCATATCTACAATTCTCCTACCTACAATAGTTTCCATTATAACTCCTTTATGCTCTTTTGTAGCATAGCCAATAATTTCTGCATTTTTTCCTAATGGATGTTCTCTCAAAATCTCTAAACATCTTTCGGCATCTTCTTTTTTAACAGCCATTACTACTTTTCCCTCATTAGCTATTGTTAATGGATCTAAACCTAAAATATCACAAATTGACTGAACTTCATCACTTATAGGGATTTTGTCCTCAAATATCGTTATTCCTATATTGCTTTTTTCAGCCATTTCATTTAATGCATCTGCCAATCCTCCCCTTGTAGGATCTTTCATTGCATTTATTTGAATTCCTTCTTCTAAAACCTTCTCAATCAATTTATTTATTGGAGCTACATCTGATTTTATATTAACATCAAAATCAAAACCTTCTCTTGATAATAAAATAGATAATCCATGCTCTCCAATATTGCCTGATACAATTATTGCATCTCCTTCCTTAACATTACAGTCTCTTATAGCTTTACCTCTATCAACTATTCCTATCCCAGAAGTTGAAATAATAATATCATCAACACCATCAGAAACCTTTGTGTCTCCGGTAATTATTGCCACTTCTGCTTCTTTGGAAGTTTCATTTATAGATTTAATAATCCTCTCCAAGTCCTCTAACTTAAAACCCTCAGGAATTATTAAAGATAAAGACAATGCCAATGGTTTAGCTCCCATAACTGCTAAGTCATTTACTGTTCCACTAACTGCTAATCTGCCAATATCTCCTCCTGGAAAAAATATTGGTTTAACTGTATGTCCATCAACAGTAAAAACAATCTCTTTATCTCCTATTGGTATTGTTGAAGAGTCATCCAAACTTTCCAATCCGATACCGCCATTAACAGAAGTTAATTCTAAATTTTTTAAAATAACATTTTTTATTAAATCTTGCATTGCCTTTCCTCCGGCACCGTGCATTCTTGTAATTTTCATAATCTCCCTATTTCATATTTTTTATAATTATTTTCTAATTACTTTTATTTAAATGAATATCCATGATATGTGGCTATTACAGTTTTTATAAAGGTTATTGTCCATAAACCAAACAATAGCCAGTATAATACAAATCCAATGTAATCTATTATAATGTATTGGAATATATTATAAACCATATGAGAGGATGCAACATATGCTCCAAGAGGGAAGATAAACGCCCACCAAGGCATACCATAAGGCAATTTTAGTTTTTTAACATAGTGTATTGTCATTATTATTGCCATCAAGACCCACCACACACCGAAGCCCCAAAACAGTAATGAAAATATATAAAACGGCTCTTTTACTGAAATAAATGGAGAATTATTTACTAAATTAATCAATGCTATAATTCCTGCTCCGATTGGTCCTAAATTGATCCATATGGTTGGAGATAATTCTGAAGGTAGTGGATGGTGTAGTATAAATCTATAAATAACTATTGCAAGTAGAGCCAAATATAAGAAAAATCCTGAACCCCAACAATAATAATTTATTATTACTGCTACTTCATATAATATTCCACTTAAATGAGGGATTATCAAACTTCCAGCAATTGAAACTACTATTAAACCTACTGGTGGAATATACCAACCTGGATTAACATGATCCAGTTTTATACTTTCTGATTTAAACATATAGTAAGGAACTATTAAACTAAAAAGTAGCATACCAATTGCTCCAAAAGCCCAAAAGTATTTTGCAATATCTATATTATGCCCAATTAGAATAAGATCTGATGCTAATACGAGCATTGCAACTGCAATTGTTGGATAAAATGAACTTAAAACTGGATGTTCTAAATCTGCCAATGCATCTTTTGGGAACAATATCCATCTCAAAGTCCAAGGAATTAAGAATATAAAGAACATTATAATATTTAGGTAAAATAAACCAATAGCAACATATTTTAATACTAGAATATATACTGAATACATCCAACTTGATATTGCAAAAATTCCTGTTCCCATTACTGATGCAAACCACGAAGGTATAAAATTTTTAACAATATCCCATTTTGATTCACATGCTTCTAACATTCTCTCACGCACTATTTTTTATCTCATATGTGGTAATTTAATACTCGTTATTAATACTTGATACACTTATATTTAAACTTTTCGATATATCGATTAATTCTAATATTTTAAAAATAAATTTGATTATATGGATATAAGATAAAACATAACTAAATAAAATATAATGTAAAAAAATTTTTAAAATTAATTTTTAGTTATCATAGTTCCTATACCTTCCTCGGTAAATATTTCTAACAACAAAGCATGAGGAATTTTTCCATTTATTATATGAACACTCTTAACTCCATGATTTAAAGCATACAAAGCACTTTCTGCCTTAGGAATCATTCCACCCTTTATTCTTCCATCTTCAATCATTTCAACTAACTCTGAAGCAGTTAATTTTCTATGCAATGTCTCTGGATTATTAACATCATCCATTATTCCATCCACATCAGTTATTAAAATAAGTTTCTCTGCTTTTAAAGCCCCTGCTATGTCTCCAGCGACTGTATCTGCATTTAAATTATATGCTTCTCCTTTTTCATCCAAACCTATTGGAGATATTACTGGAATATATCCATTTTTTATTAATATATCTAAGAGTTCAGTATTAACTTCAACTGTCTCACCAACTTTACCTAAATCAACTGCTATTTTCTCTCCTTTTTCATTTTTAATGTATTTAATTTTTTTCTTTGCAATTATAATTCTTCCTGACTTTCCTGATAATCCAACAGCCTTTCCACCAAATTTTGATAATTTAGATACTATATCTCCATTTATTTTCCCAGCCAACACCATTTCAACAATATCTAAGGTTTCCTCGTCAGTTACTCTTAAACCATGAACAAATTTTGGTTTTTTGCCCATTTTTTCCATTGCTTTATTAATCTCTGGCCCTCCTCCATGAACAACTACGGGATGTATTC
This window harbors:
- the hypE gene encoding hydrogenase expression/formation protein HypE yields the protein MKITRMHGAGGKAMQDLIKNVILKNLELTSVNGGIGLESLDDSSTIPIGDKEIVFTVDGHTVKPIFFPGGDIGRLAVSGTVNDLAVMGAKPLALSLSLIIPEGFKLEDLERIIKSINETSKEAEVAIITGDTKVSDGVDDIIISTSGIGIVDRGKAIRDCNVKEGDAIIVSGNIGEHGLSILLSREGFDFDVNIKSDVAPINKLIEKVLEEGIQINAMKDPTRGGLADALNEMAEKSNIGITIFEDKIPISDEVQSICDILGLDPLTIANEGKVVMAVKKEDAERCLEILREHPLGKNAEIIGYATKEHKGVIMETIVGRRIVDMPIGDPIPRVC
- the tdt gene encoding tellurite-resistance/dicarboxylate transporter, whose translation is MLEACESKWDIVKNFIPSWFASVMGTGIFAISSWMYSVYILVLKYVAIGLFYLNIIMFFIFLIPWTLRWILFPKDALADLEHPVLSSFYPTIAVAMLVLASDLILIGHNIDIAKYFWAFGAIGMLLFSLIVPYYMFKSESIKLDHVNPGWYIPPVGLIVVSIAGSLIIPHLSGILYEVAVIINYYCWGSGFFLYLALLAIVIYRFILHHPLPSELSPTIWINLGPIGAGIIALINLVNNSPFISVKEPFYIFSLLFWGFGVWWVLMAIIMTIHYVKKLKLPYGMPWWAFIFPLGAYVASSHMVYNIFQYIIIDYIGFVLYWLLFGLWTITFIKTVIATYHGYSFK
- the argB gene encoding acetylglutamate kinase, producing MVKKAEVLLEALPYIQKFHGKTFVIKYGGHAMIDEKAKNWTAQDVVLLKYVGIHPVVVHGGGPEINKAMEKMGKKPKFVHGLRVTDEETLDIVEMVLAGKINGDIVSKLSKFGGKAVGLSGKSGRIIIAKKKIKYIKNEKGEKIAVDLGKVGETVEVNTELLDILIKNGYIPVISPIGLDEKGEAYNLNADTVAGDIAGALKAEKLILITDVDGIMDDVNNPETLHRKLTASELVEMIEDGRIKGGMIPKAESALYALNHGVKSVHIINGKIPHALLLEIFTEEGIGTMITKN